In the Helianthus annuus cultivar XRQ/B chromosome 11, HanXRQr2.0-SUNRISE, whole genome shotgun sequence genome, one interval contains:
- the LOC110891708 gene encoding replication protein A 70 kDa DNA-binding subunit A, translating into MDNNGISGLRPKGPAPVLEVRVIRKWVPKYRENELHFVFVDEEGMGIQAFVKGKNCKTLDSKLCLQTCYQIKGYGCTDPDNFTNTLTHPATMNLGNATIITSIPDNENIPKQYFELATRRRMEVQAKTEGIVDYIGLLQRRIEDKKTHENRPYVVLSLKDCSNQDITVALWEEIATVKSRFNRAEIEAGAAPVILAMTGLKAKTYYGTLQLSSTSATHVYLNPQTVETETLKEMYKNSDMQNWEITTPTDLEVPISHLLQSNASIIGKSFIIRGKITEIMSYNDWHYTACPKCRQTVLQTGSNWFCVDDGNLDKAVCMYRIPVKISDKTGTITGTIFDRAANQLLQQTCEEALTKQNLTQQLQSMENKEAKFQIQVQPDLKNRSIRCTINNANYLHTETTYHTSTSTPPITTPQPVTPPPKGQNITSAKRSLVMLEGLEATTTKEARVDDTTN; encoded by the exons ATGGACAacaatggaatatcgggattgcGACCCAAAGGCCCAGCACCAGTGCTCGAAGTACGTGTCATTCGCAAGTGGGTGCCTAAGTATCGTGAAAACGAATTGCATTTTGTCTTCGTTGATGAAGAG GGAATGGGAATCCAGGCTTTTGTAAAAGGCAAAAACTGCAAAACTCTTGACTCAAAGTTATGCCTACAAACATGTTATCAAATAAAAGGTTACGGATGCACAGACCCAGACAACTTTACAAACACGTTGACCCATCCAGCTACAATGAACCTTGGAAATGCCACTATCATCACCTCAATTCCAGACAATGAGAACATACCAAAACAATACTTCGAGCTAGCCACGCGCAGAAGAATGGAAGTTCAAGCGAAAACAGAAGGGATTGTAG ATTACATTGGGCTGCTGCAACGGCGAATCGAAGACAAAAAAACCCATGAGAATAGACCCTATGTTGTTCTATCACTCAAAGACTGCAG CAACCAAGACATTACGGTTGCACTCTGGGAAGAAATAGCCACGGTCAAAAGTCGGTTCAACAGGGCTGAAATAGAAGCTGGAGCAGCACCTGTAATACTAGCGATGACAGGATTAAAAGCAAAAACATATTATG GCACGCTACAACTATCTTCAACAAGTGCTACACATGTCTACCTCAATCCACAAACAGTAGAGACGGAGACTTTAAAAGAAAT GTACAAAAACTCAGATATGCAAAACTGGGAAATCACTACACCAACAGACTTAGAGGTTCCAATTTCACACCTACTTCAAAGCAACGCTAGCATAATT GGCAAGAGTTTCATAATAAGGGGAAAAATAACAGAAATCATGTCATACAACGATTGGCACTACACCGCATGCCCTAAATGCCGTCAAACAGTGCTACAAACAGGTTCCAACTGGTTTTGTGTAGATGATGGAAACTTGGACAAGGCAGTTTGCAT GTACCGGATACCGGTAAAAATCTCAGACAAAACAGGAACAATCACCGGCACAATCTTTGATCGAGCAGCCAATCAACTTCTACAACAAACATGTGAAGAGGCGCTAACCAAACAGAACCTAACCCAACAACTCCAGTCGATGGAAAATAAGGAAGCGAAGTTCCAAATTCAAGTACAACCAGATCTCAAGAACCGTTCAATACGTTGCACTATCAACAACGCGAACTACCTGCATACAGAAACAACATACCACACCTCTACCAGCACACCACCTATAACAACCCCACAACCAGTAACACCGCCACCAAAAGGACAAAATATAACCTCTGCAAAGCGTTCTCTGGTCATGCTTGAAG GTCTTGAAGCTACAACGACGAAGGAAGCAAGAGTTGATGACACAACCAACTGA
- the LOC110887684 gene encoding uncharacterized protein LOC110887684: MQYPQFKRPRIGSSSAEVASFSNASIGASSVTRRQTSHRNTLLRSRAAVAALSNAPTGLVGFPNVGLQSPDYVDMGSCTEVCEYYGALFWFEERLTSFPISGRPRYNRCCRGGKIELQYPSQPPDLLRNLFSDAQFMSNIRAYNAMFCMTSFGAIVDDAINQGGGPYVFKVSGQVSHWLGSLCPSPGDGPRFLQMYVFDSEHEVANRLRFFPAIDSHGPVAETVAAISQMLDDVNPYVRLFRSARELCSRTEIPDFEIRLHSRVRDNRYATPTSHTLGAIVCDNSQLSADFDVIIKSKDNIPHRVSKLHPSYMPLQYPLLFPRAEQGWSPDLRLTGTVSVLPDDQMSDDRKLTPIMFYGYQMHDREDVYTHILRASRLLQQYLVDAYVCVEHCRLEYFRANQDEFRCEFLQGVHDAISRGDTEARSIGKRVILPSSFTGGPRYMYKHYQDALAICRVHGNPQYFITFTCNVRWPEITREINRVGAANAQDRPDIIARVFQMKVRTFVKHLRKKKPFGDVTADLYTIEFQKRGLPHCHTLLWVSNAYSIRNAEQVDHYISAELPDPVLKPVLYRIVTDCMLHGPCGLVRMGSPCMKDGVCKKSFPKPYEDVTRFDNAGYVHYKRSSTCEPFLKNGVPLDNGYVVPYNENLLMHFDAHINVEYCGWTMLIKYLFKYISKGADRIQFALTRDRHRGDNEAADIPEVVDEIKNYTDGRFICPHEAMWRIFSFPIHHRNPPVQVLAVHLEGKQNLTFRQSQRLLDIASNSNTGKTTLTEWFVSNANEISDGGNSGLSGVNLRYIDYLSKYRWDTSSKKWIQRRSKREPTIGRLTYVHPTCGELFYLRLLLNFQRGCCSYADVRTVSGIVMPTFREACERLGLIGDDKEWATTIEEAAEWATAAELRSLFVCMLLHCDVSNPRRLWEANWRCMSDDINRSIILAVTTNSGVIDDQDLQQYVLQELETLLNTNSTSSSLVEFGLPMPDASVVSALGNSLLLEEKSYDRDALRAEHTSLHAGLRPGQLAVYNAVMSSIENGTQSLLFVYGHGGTGKTYLWKTIIACLRSRGEIVLAVAASGIASLLLPSGRTAHSRFKIPLELTEESVCYIKKKSNLCNLLLQTTLIIWDEAPMSDRRCFESLDKTLKDLTSNTSQFFGGKSVLLGGDFRQTLPVKPKCTKAEVIASCLPSSYLWKHLTVYKLTENMRIESISRTSATGAQLQNFSEWLLRIGDGKEGVVVDFEEPDIRKIEIPPEFILKDPNDGLHNLVSFIYDAHLLANPTPAAISERAIICPKNDTVEEINNLVHAMSPGECTSYFSTDSMVPHSNDGGETDAMYPPEYLNVLNFNGIPSHCLRLKQNSPIMLMRNMDQKNGLCNGTRLLVTQLLPRVIEARIITGTSVGKKVYIPRINFVHDTKDLPFVFTRRQFPIKICYAMTINKSQGQSLKKVGLYLPEPVFSHGQLYVALSRATSPNSLKIFISNKADEQNNTTLNIVYTDLLDEINA; encoded by the exons ATGCAG TATCCGCAGTTCAAACGACCCCGTATTGGGTCGTCTTCAGCTGAAGTTGCGTCTTTTTCTAATGCCTCTATTGGGGCTTCCTCAGTCACGCGTCGACAGACTTCTCATCGGAACACGCTGCTGCGTTCCAGAGCCGCAGTGGCTGCTCTTAGTAACGCGCCTACTGGTTTAGTTGGTTTTCCTAATGTTGGTTTGCAATCCCCTGATTATGTTGATATGGGGTCATGTACAGAGGTATGTGAGTACTATGGTGCTCTTTTTTGGTTTGAGGAGCGGTTAACGTCTTTCCCAATAAGTGGTCGTCCGCGGTATAATCGTTGTTGTCGGGGTGGTAAAATTGAATTGCAATACCCATCTCAACCACCGGATTTGTTAAGAAATCTGTTTTCAGATGCTCAATTTATGTCGAATATTCGCGCTTACAATGCCATGTTCTGTATGACTTCGTTTGGTGCTATTGTGGATGATGCAATAAACCAAGGTGGTGGCCCCTACGTGTTCAAAGTTTCCGGCCAGGTTTCACACTGGTTGGGTTCTCTTTGCCCGTCTCCCGGTGATGGACCCCGTTTTTTGCAAATGTATGTTTTCGATAGTGAACATGAGGTTGCCAACAGGCTGCGGTTTTTCCCTGCTATTGACTCACACGGTCCTGTAGCAGAAACTGTTGCTGCAATTTCTCAGATGTTGGATGATGTAAATCCATATGTTCGCCTGTTTAGATCCGCAAGGGAATTATGTTCGCGGACAGAGATCCCAGATTTTGAAATCAGGCTTCATAGTCGCGTTCGCGACAACCGTTATGCCACCCCTACGTCACATACTCTTGGTGCCATTGTCTGTGATAATAGTCAATTATCGGCGGATTTTGATGTTATTATTAAAAGTAAAGATAACATCCCGCATAGGGTAAGCAAACTGCACCCATCTTACATGCCCTTGCAGTACCCACTCCTTTTCCCACGTGCAGAACAAGGTTGGTCGCCTGATCTTAGGCTCACCGGAACTGTAAGCGTACTTCCTGATGATCAAATGTCTGATGACCGTAAATTAACACCAATAATGTTTTATGGTTACCAAATGCATGATCGTGAGGACGTGTATACCCACATACTTAGAGCATCCAGGCTGTTACAACAGTATTTGGTTGATGCTTACGTCTGTGTAGAACATTGTCGCCTAGAATACTTTAGGGCCAACCAAGATGAATTCCGATGTGAGTTTTTGCAAGGTGTTCATGACGCAATTTCGAGAGGGGATACCGAGGCGCGTAGCATAGGAAAACGTGTTATATTACCTTCTTCATTCACGGGCGGGCCAAGGTATATGTATAAGCACTATCAGGATGCGCTCGCAATATGCCGTGTGCATGGTAATCCGCAGTATTTCATCACATTTACGTGCAATGTTCGCTGGCCCGAAATAACAAGAGAGATCAATCGTGTGGGTGCCGCTAATGCGCAAGATAGGCCTGACATCATCGCTAGAGTCTTCCAAATGAAGGTGCGCACGTTTGTTAAACATTTGCGAAAAAAGAAACCATTTGGAGATGTCACTGCAG ATCTATACACAATTGAATTTCAAAAAAGAGGCTTACCACATTGTCACACACTTTTATGGGTGTCCAATGCATATAGTATTCGCAATGCAGAACAAGTTGATCACTATATATCGGCTGAACTTCCTGATCCTGTTCTTAAACCGGTTCTGTATAGGATTGTCACTGATTGCATGTTACATGGCCCATGTGGTTTAGTGCGTATGGGTTCCCCTTGCATGAAAGATGGTGTCTGCAAAAAGAGTTTCCCCAAACCTTATGAAGATGTGACGCGCTTTGATAATGCAGGTTACGTACATTATAAGAGGTCGTCGACGTGTGAACCGTTTCTAAAAAACGGCGTTCCTCTAGACAACGGATATGTTGTTCCGTACAATGAAAATCTGTTAATGCATTTTGATGCGCATATAAACGTAGAGTATTGTGGTTGGACTATGCTTATCAAATACTTATTCAAATACATCTCCAAAGGTGCTGATCGTATTCAGTTTGCGTTAACACGTGATAGACATCGTGGAGATAATGAGGCAGCTGACATCCCGGAGGTCGTAGACGAGATAAAAAATTATACGGATGGCCGATTCATATGTCCACATGAGGCAATGTGGAGGATATTTAGTTTTCCAATACATCACAGAAATCCCCCGGTTCAAGTTTTAGCTGTTCACTTGGAAGGAAAGCAAAACCTTACTTTTAGACAGTCGCAACGACTTTTGGATATTGCTAGCAATTCAAATACCGGTAAAACAACCTTAACAGAATGGTTTGTGAGTAATGCCAATGAGATATCCGACGGGGGTAACTCTGGTTTGTCGGGTGTTAACCTACGGTACATTGATTACCTATCAAAGTACCGTTGGGATACATCATCAAAAAAATGGATACAAAGAAGAAGTAAAAGGGAGCCAACAATCGGTAGGCTTACATATGTGCATCCAACATGTGGAGAACTATTTTATTTAAGACTTCTACTTAATTTTCAAAGGGGATGTTGTTCCTACGCAGATGTACGTACAGTATCAGGGATTGTAATGCCAACATTTAGAGAAGCGTGTGAAAGGCTTGGCTTGATCGGAGACGACAAAGAATGGGCCACCACTATTGAAGAGGCTGCCGAATGGGCAACAGCTGCTGAACTAAGGTCTCTCTTTGTTTGCATGCTCCTTCACTGTGATGTTTCAAATCCTCGCAGATTGTGGGAAGCAAATTGGAGATGTATGTCTGATGACATAAACCGTAGTATAATCCTTGCAGTTACCACCAATTCAGGCGTTATAGACGATCAGGATCTACAACAATATGTACTACAGGAATTGGAAACTCTTCTTAATACAAACTCAACTTCAAGTTCATTAGTTGAGTTCGGTCTACCAATGCCGGATGCTTCTGTGGTTTCAGCACTTGGGAACAGCCTTCTTTTAGAAGAGAAAAGCTACGACAGAGACGCCTTACGCGCTGAACACACCAGTCTCCACGCAGGCCTTCGGCCAGGACAGCTAGCTGTATACAACGCAGTCATGTCTTCAATTGAGAATGGAACTCAAAGTCTACTGTTTGTTTACGGTCATGGTGGAACAGGAAAGACATACTTGTGGAAAACAATCATTGCATGTCTTAGATCAAGAGGTGAAATTGTACTTGCTGTCGCAGCATCAGGCATCGCATCATTGTTGCTTCCATCTGGCAGGACTGCACACTCTAGATTTAAAATCCCCTTGGAACTAACTGAAGAATCAGTTTGTTACATAAAGAAGAAATCAAACCTATGTAATTTGCTTTTGCAAACCACTCTAATAATATGGGACGAGGCTCCAATGAGTGATCGCAGATGTTTTGAATCCCTTGATAAGACACTCAAGGATTTAACATCAAATACTTCACAATTTTTTGGCGGAAAATCAGTTTTGCTAGGAGGCGACTTCAGGCAAACCTTGCCAGTAAAACCCAAATGCACGAAAGCCGAGGTTATCGCGTCTTGCCTACCCAGTTCATACTTATGGAAACATCTTACTGTTTATAAGCTCACTGAAAACATGCGCATAGAATCTATTTCAAGAACCTCAGCCACAGGAGCACAGTTGCAGAATTTTTCAGAATGGCTCCTAAGAATAGGAGACGGGAAAGAAGGTGTCGTTGTGGATTTTGAAGAACCTGACATCAGAAAAATTGAAATACCACCTGAATTCATACTGAAGGACCCTAATGATGGCCTTCATAATCTGGTTTCTTTCATCTATGATGCTCATTTACTGGCAAACCCGACACCAGCTGCAATATCAGAACGTGCTATTATATGCCCAAAAAACGACACAGTTGAGGAGATAAATAACTTGGTTCATGCAATGTCACCTGGGGAATGCACTTCTTATTTCAGCACTGATTcaatggttccacattcaaaCGATGGCGGCGAGACAGATGCTATGTACCCGCCTGAATACCTGAATGTGCTTAATTTCAACGGTATACCCAGTCATTGTTTACGCCTTAAACAAAATAGCCCAATCATGTTAATGCGTAACATGGATCAGAAAAACGGCCTATGTAATGGTACTCGACTTTTGGTAACACAACTGCTTCCACGAGTAATCGAGGCCCGCATTATAACTGGAACGTCAGTTGGTAAGAAAGTATACATACCGAGAATCAATTTTGTGCACGACACCAAAGATCTACCATTTGTATTTACACGTCGTCAATTCCCGATTAAAATCTGCTATGCAATGACTATCAACAAGAGTCAAGGACAGTCACTTAAAAAAGTTGGGCTCTACCTACCAGAGCCTGTTTTTAGTCATGGCCAACTATACGTCGCCTTATCACGAGCTACCTCACCAAATTCACTGAAAATATTCATATCAAATAAGGCGGACGAACAGAACAACACAACATTAAATATTGTTTACACAGACTTGCTAGATGAGATTAATGCTTGA